A window of Macrotis lagotis isolate mMagLag1 chromosome 1, bilby.v1.9.chrom.fasta, whole genome shotgun sequence genomic DNA:
CCGCACTgagataatagtaacaataacagCAGTCATTATTCGTGTTATTGGGACCCCTGTGGAGCggcggccccgggccccgggcccgggcACAGCGGCGCAGGGTTAGTCGCTGGTTCTGCCCACAGCCCATCCTCTCCCTCGGGCCAGCCGGGGAGGCTGCGGCGGGTACCTCGAGCTTGAGGCCGGCGCCGCCCGCGGCCGCGCCCGCCAGGCTGAGGGCCTGGTCGCTCTTCTTCTTCTTGTACTTGTCCTTGTACATCTTGTTGCGGTGCTTCTTGCACATCCAGGGCTTGCGCTGCTTGGCCACCTGGCTCGTGGTCTCGCGGCAGCCCTCGTAGGTGCACGTCTtgcggccgccgccgcccgcgCGGGCCTCCTCGTCCTCCGGCTCCTCCGGGCTGGCCGCGCCCTCGCCGCCCCCCGGCGGCTCCGGGGCGTCCGGCAGCTCGGCCTCGTCCTCGGCCGCCTCGTCCTCCGCGTCCGCCGCCGCTTCCAAGACGGGCGCGAGGTTCCCGGCGGCGCTGCCGCTCCTCGGGGGCGGCGGGgtcggcggggccggggccgccggGGCGGAGGCCGGCCGCAGGAGggcgcccgccgccgccgcctcgtCCCGCCCGCCGCGGGGCTGCATGAGCGGCGGCCCGGGGCGCTTCCGTGCCGCGCGGCCccggcggccccggccccgccgccccgcgGCCTCCCTCCCCGCGCCTGCGCGGTGCCCCGAGCGAGAGGCCGCGGTCGGGAAGGGCTGGGGGAAGCCGGGCGGGAGAAGGCGGCGGCGCGGCCCGGGGCGCTGGCGGCCGGGGCGGGCTCGGCGGACTGCGCATGTGCGGCTTCCGGGACCCGGGGAGGAGGGCGTTCACCCGGATGTGCTCTGGGAACCTGATCCGGGGGAGGCAGATTCGCCCTGGGCTGCTTGACCGGCCGCGTCCGTACCCCGCGTCACCCCCTTTTTATGTCTCTTTAGAAAAAACATTCAATTCCGCCCTCTCTTTCTGGGTAGCTGCTTATCTCCGCTCCCGACTTGGACCAGAAGGATGCTCACCTGTCcccttcacctctgcctctccACAGGGGGCCTGGCCTGGCCCCGGCGCTGACTGCTTCACCCCCTCCACCCACTGGGCCCCGTTCTCAGTTTCCTGACGATGCTGCAATCCCTTCAACAAAGAGGAACCCGTTGTACTCCACTCCCTCCATGGCTTAGGCAATACTGGAATTCACTCCTCCAACTTGTATTCCTACGATGTGTATGCTCAGTCATTACTACTGAGAGAGGAAGCCAAGATTTGCATACTACTCTGtaacagataattttaaaatggttGATTTAGGAATGGAGTT
This region includes:
- the RFXAP gene encoding regulatory factor X-associated protein encodes the protein MQPRGGRDEAAAAGALLRPASAPAAPAPPTPPPPRSGSAAGNLAPVLEAAADAEDEAAEDEAELPDAPEPPGGGEGAASPEEPEDEEARAGGGGRKTCTYEGCRETTSQVAKQRKPWMCKKHRNKMYKDKYKKKKSDQALSLAGAAAGGAGLKLEESTDGSASTGKQRTGSIGDRPTRPTLLEQVLNQKRLALLRSPEVVQFLQRQQQLLNQQVLEQRQQQFPGASV